Proteins from a single region of Pongo pygmaeus isolate AG05252 chromosome 3, NHGRI_mPonPyg2-v2.0_pri, whole genome shotgun sequence:
- the LOC129034925 gene encoding uncharacterized protein encoded by LINC01587 — protein sequence MDTQKQIHKTHNSKNQFFTIFFLSVEFGKEGTSKNFYLLLSIGHYGQKSRRADLATADTADKTEPECFAASWTFDPNPSATVSSAHSTAMHQ from the exons ATGGACACCCAGAAGCAAATTCACAAGACTCACAATTCAAAGAAtcaattttttacaatttttttcctgtCAGTTGAATTTGGGAAGGAAGGAACAAGCAAAAACTTTTACCTTCTTCTTTCAATTGGACACTACGGACAGAAATCCAGGAGAGCTGACCTTG CAACTGCAGACACAGCAGATAAAACAGAGCCAGAATGCTTTGCTGCCAGCTGGACCTTTGACCCAAACCCCAGTGCGACTGTCTCCAGTGCTCACTCAACTGCAATGCATCAATGA